In the Agrococcus sp. Marseille-Q4369 genome, one interval contains:
- the pknB gene encoding Stk1 family PASTA domain-containing Ser/Thr kinase: MPVDSRDPVIGRMIDRRYEVGERIARGGMASVYEGVDLRLDRKVAVKVMHPHLSDDEDFRERFIQEAKAAARLAHPNVVNTYDQGEEGELAWLVMELVPSITLRDLLAERGRITPEQSLDVLEAILAGLSAAHRAGIVHRDLKPENILLAHDGRIKIGDFGLARAATANTATGKALLGTIAYLSPELVTRGVADARSDIYAVGIMLFEMLTGKQPFTGDEPMQIAFQHANEQVPLPSTEVPGVPEQLDSLVHWATQRDPNLRPADASEMLAEVLAIRERGLDARTALLPSLSHDDRSTTVIERPKPPRRIAAAPEVVHDSGDGVAAGSLARRATVRRRRGMLWLAVVVIGALIAAGVGWWFNLGPGGRSTVPEVSGEAADAAIALLAEHGIEVSETVAEPDYDMQAGLALRTDPDAGTELANGESVRLIVSSGRRSLAVPALAGMPLEEARTAIEAAEFTIAEGDPDLVFDQAPADTVLAAFAPDGTDLAELESLEERSPIALRVSLGPIPAAAGQSAAEASAALERAGLRADFSEEHSLEVPEGQLISVAIPNDSLVRRGATIGGVVSLGPRMIEVPDVVGEPIPEAVQAIRDAGLVPDLRTNVPSPLQALAAILSQDPGAPGPVVEGSTIVIDATY; this comes from the coding sequence GTGCCCGTCGACTCCCGCGATCCCGTCATCGGACGGATGATCGACCGTCGCTACGAAGTGGGCGAGCGCATCGCGCGCGGCGGCATGGCGAGCGTGTACGAGGGCGTCGACCTGCGGCTCGACCGGAAGGTCGCCGTGAAGGTCATGCACCCGCACCTCAGCGACGACGAGGACTTCCGGGAGCGCTTCATCCAGGAGGCGAAGGCGGCGGCCCGCCTCGCGCATCCGAACGTCGTCAACACCTACGACCAGGGCGAGGAGGGCGAGCTCGCGTGGCTCGTCATGGAGCTCGTGCCCTCGATCACGCTGCGCGATCTGCTCGCCGAGCGCGGCCGCATCACGCCCGAGCAGTCGCTCGACGTGCTCGAGGCGATCCTCGCGGGGCTCTCGGCCGCGCACCGCGCCGGCATCGTGCACCGCGACCTCAAGCCCGAGAACATCCTGCTCGCCCACGACGGGCGCATCAAGATCGGCGACTTCGGCCTCGCGCGCGCCGCGACCGCCAACACCGCGACCGGCAAGGCGCTGCTCGGCACGATCGCCTACCTCTCCCCCGAGCTCGTCACGCGCGGCGTCGCGGACGCCCGCAGCGACATCTACGCGGTGGGGATCATGCTCTTCGAGATGCTCACCGGCAAGCAGCCGTTCACGGGCGACGAGCCGATGCAGATCGCGTTCCAGCACGCGAACGAGCAGGTGCCGCTGCCCTCGACCGAGGTGCCCGGCGTGCCCGAGCAGCTCGACTCGCTCGTGCACTGGGCGACGCAGCGCGACCCGAACCTGCGGCCCGCCGACGCGAGCGAGATGCTCGCCGAGGTGCTCGCGATCCGCGAGCGGGGCCTCGACGCGCGCACGGCGCTCCTGCCCTCGCTCTCCCACGACGACCGCTCGACGACCGTCATCGAGCGACCCAAGCCGCCGCGCCGCATCGCCGCCGCGCCCGAGGTCGTGCACGACTCCGGCGACGGGGTCGCCGCGGGCTCGCTCGCGCGGCGCGCGACCGTGCGGCGCAGGCGCGGGATGCTGTGGCTCGCGGTCGTCGTCATCGGCGCGCTGATCGCTGCCGGCGTCGGCTGGTGGTTCAACCTCGGGCCGGGCGGCCGATCGACGGTGCCGGAAGTCTCGGGCGAGGCCGCGGACGCCGCGATCGCCCTGCTCGCCGAGCACGGCATCGAGGTCTCCGAGACCGTCGCCGAGCCCGACTACGACATGCAGGCTGGCCTCGCGCTCCGCACCGATCCGGATGCGGGCACCGAGCTCGCGAACGGCGAGAGCGTGCGGCTCATCGTCTCGTCGGGCCGGCGGAGCCTCGCGGTGCCCGCGCTCGCGGGCATGCCGCTCGAGGAGGCGCGCACCGCGATCGAGGCGGCGGAGTTCACCATCGCCGAGGGCGATCCCGACCTCGTGTTCGATCAGGCGCCGGCCGACACCGTGCTCGCCGCGTTCGCGCCCGACGGCACCGATCTCGCGGAGCTCGAGTCGCTCGAGGAGCGCTCCCCCATCGCGCTGCGCGTCTCGCTCGGCCCGATCCCGGCAGCAGCGGGCCAGAGCGCGGCCGAGGCGTCCGCGGCGCTCGAGCGAGCGGGGCTCCGCGCCGACTTCTCCGAGGAGCACTCGCTCGAGGTGCCCGAGGGGCAGCTCATCTCCGTCGCGATCCCGAACGACTCCCTCGTGCGGCGCGGCGCGACGATCGGCGGCGTCGTCTCGCTCGGACCCCGCATGATCGAGGTCCCCGACGTCGTGGGCGAGCCCATCCCCGAAGCCGTGCAGGCCATCCGCGACGCGGGCCTCGTGCCCGACCTCCGCACGAACGTGCCGTCGCCGCTGCAGGCGCTCGCCGCGATCCTCTCGCAGGACCCGGGCGCGCCGGGTCCGGTCGTCGAGGGCTCGACGATCGTCATCGACGCCACCTACTGA
- a CDS encoding Rv2175c family DNA-binding protein has protein sequence MTQDTAWLSVPDLVTLLGRPVGRIHRLIEEHRLPATRRNGPLQVPALCVQDGEPLPELRGTLLVLLDQGFTEDEAIDWLLAEDDSLGVPPVEAMRGGAKAAVRRAAQLLG, from the coding sequence GTGACGCAAGACACCGCATGGCTCTCCGTGCCCGACCTCGTGACACTGCTCGGCCGGCCCGTGGGGCGCATCCATCGCCTCATCGAGGAGCATCGCCTGCCCGCGACGCGGCGCAACGGCCCGCTGCAGGTGCCGGCGCTGTGCGTGCAGGACGGCGAGCCGCTGCCCGAGCTGCGTGGCACGCTGCTCGTGCTGCTCGACCAGGGCTTCACCGAGGACGAGGCGATCGACTGGCTGCTCGCCGAGGACGACTCGCTCGGCGTGCCGCCCGTCGAGGCGATGCGGGGCGGCGCGAAGGCCGCGGTGCGCCGAGCGGCGCAGCTGCTCGGCTGA
- a CDS encoding polyprenyl synthetase family protein, translating into MSAQHRFARAVEGSIHQYLDARERALATISPDAEVLVRHVRAMVSGGKRVRSAFVLWGWHAVTAARPGATHEAGTERDPAWDDVVGVATAMELFHAAALVHDDIIDASDTRRGRPAMHRALEAMHREGEWVGDAASWGTSAAILVGDLLLNWADDRMVEACRGSAHGERVHDAYRRMREEVTFGQYLDVLEEAAWIRQDPDALLDRAHTVAIFKSAKYSVEAPLALGALLAGGDDAQLDALAGYGLPLGVAFQMRDDLLGVFGDPAVTGKPAGDDLREGKRTVLIEIARQRLAPGIRTMLDELLGDRELDERQVAILQDAIARSEAPARLESLIDRAVGEALESLHEGELSRAAMLELERLADTVAKRDR; encoded by the coding sequence GTGTCCGCACAGCACCGATTCGCCCGAGCAGTCGAGGGCTCGATCCACCAGTACCTCGACGCGCGCGAGCGCGCCCTCGCCACGATCTCCCCCGACGCGGAGGTGCTCGTGCGCCACGTGCGCGCGATGGTCTCGGGCGGCAAGCGGGTGCGGAGCGCCTTCGTGCTGTGGGGCTGGCACGCCGTCACGGCGGCGCGCCCCGGCGCGACGCATGAGGCCGGCACGGAGCGCGACCCCGCGTGGGACGACGTCGTCGGCGTCGCGACCGCGATGGAGCTCTTCCACGCCGCCGCGCTCGTCCACGACGACATCATCGACGCATCCGACACCCGTCGTGGACGGCCCGCGATGCACCGCGCGCTCGAGGCGATGCACCGCGAGGGCGAATGGGTGGGCGATGCCGCCTCGTGGGGCACGAGCGCCGCGATTCTCGTCGGCGACCTGCTGCTCAACTGGGCCGACGACCGCATGGTCGAGGCGTGCCGCGGCTCGGCGCACGGGGAGCGCGTGCACGACGCCTACCGGCGCATGCGCGAGGAGGTCACGTTCGGCCAGTACCTCGACGTGCTCGAGGAGGCCGCGTGGATCCGGCAGGATCCGGATGCGCTGCTCGACCGCGCGCACACGGTCGCGATCTTCAAGTCGGCCAAGTACTCGGTCGAGGCGCCCCTCGCGCTCGGCGCGCTGCTCGCGGGCGGCGACGACGCGCAGCTCGACGCGCTCGCGGGCTACGGGCTGCCGCTCGGCGTCGCGTTCCAGATGCGCGACGACCTGCTGGGCGTGTTCGGCGACCCCGCGGTCACCGGCAAGCCGGCGGGCGACGACCTGCGCGAGGGCAAGCGCACGGTGCTCATCGAGATCGCGCGGCAGCGGCTCGCGCCCGGCATCCGCACGATGCTCGACGAGCTGCTCGGCGACCGCGAGCTCGACGAGCGGCAGGTCGCGATCCTGCAGGACGCGATCGCGCGCTCCGAGGCGCCCGCGCGCCTCGAGTCGCTCATCGACCGTGCGGTCGGCGAGGCGCTCGAGTCGCTCCACGAGGGCGAGCTCTCACGGGCGGCGATGCTCGAGCTCGAGCGGCTCGCCGACACGGTCGCCAAGCGCGACCGCTGA
- a CDS encoding AMP-dependent synthetase/ligase, which produces MPPVVPADPEANVTDLLEETLRRTPDGSLFAIPEGEGWREVTAREFHRQVIALAKGFVAAGVQPGDFVGFMCRVRYEFSLVDFALWYAGARMVPVYETSAPSQIQWILSDSGATRVILEDADLVSRFDEAHGDLPAVADVWRIDRGDLDRLVEQGKDVADDEIERRRSLAVGSDLATLIYTSGSTGRPKGTMLTHSNFVELCRNAAAVMSDVVGPGSSTLLFVTQAHVFARFISVLAISAGVRVGHQADTKKLLASLGSFKPTFFLAVPRVFEKVYNASEQKAEAGGKGKIFRAAAQAAVAHSKALDEGHVPLGLKLRFKVLERLVLNKLKVAMGGQVKYAVSGSAPLSTFLAHFYRSLGIRILEGYGLTETTAPLTVNVPDRFKIGTVGPALPGNGVRIAEDGEVLGKGVAVFSGYWKNEQATKDAFTEDGWFHTGDIGSLDSEGYLTITGRKKEILVTAAGKNVAPNVLEDPIRSNTIIGQPVVVGDQRPFIAALITLDGEMLPTWLENNGHDKSLSLEQAAQHPAVIEEVRSAIQRANRLVSRAESVRKFTIVPVEFIEANGHLTPKMSIKRHNILQDFEAHIDDIYAADSKAHDVGE; this is translated from the coding sequence ATGCCCCCGGTCGTCCCCGCCGACCCCGAGGCCAACGTCACCGATCTCCTCGAGGAGACCCTCCGCCGCACCCCCGACGGCTCCCTCTTCGCCATCCCCGAGGGCGAGGGCTGGCGCGAGGTCACCGCGCGGGAGTTCCACCGCCAGGTGATCGCGCTCGCGAAGGGCTTCGTCGCGGCGGGCGTGCAGCCGGGAGACTTCGTCGGCTTCATGTGCAGGGTGCGCTACGAGTTCTCGCTCGTCGACTTCGCGCTCTGGTACGCCGGTGCGCGCATGGTGCCGGTCTACGAGACCTCGGCGCCCTCGCAGATCCAGTGGATCCTCTCCGACAGCGGCGCGACGCGCGTCATCCTCGAGGATGCCGACCTCGTCTCGCGCTTCGACGAGGCGCACGGCGACCTGCCCGCCGTCGCCGACGTCTGGCGCATCGACCGCGGCGACCTCGACCGGCTCGTCGAGCAGGGCAAGGACGTCGCCGACGACGAGATCGAGCGCCGTCGCTCGCTCGCAGTCGGCAGCGACCTCGCGACCCTCATCTACACGTCGGGCTCGACCGGTCGCCCCAAGGGCACGATGCTCACGCACTCGAACTTCGTCGAGCTGTGCCGCAACGCCGCCGCCGTGATGTCCGACGTCGTCGGGCCGGGCTCGTCGACCCTGCTGTTCGTCACGCAGGCGCACGTCTTCGCCCGCTTCATCTCGGTGCTCGCGATCTCGGCGGGCGTCCGCGTCGGCCACCAGGCCGACACGAAGAAGCTGCTCGCGTCGCTCGGCAGCTTCAAGCCGACCTTCTTCCTCGCCGTGCCGCGCGTGTTCGAGAAGGTCTACAACGCGAGCGAGCAGAAGGCCGAGGCGGGCGGCAAGGGCAAGATCTTCCGCGCCGCGGCGCAAGCCGCCGTCGCGCACTCGAAGGCGCTCGACGAGGGGCACGTGCCGCTCGGCCTCAAGCTGCGCTTCAAGGTGCTCGAGCGCCTCGTGCTCAACAAGCTCAAGGTCGCGATGGGCGGGCAGGTGAAGTACGCCGTGTCCGGCTCGGCGCCGCTGTCGACCTTCCTCGCGCACTTCTACCGCTCGCTCGGCATCCGCATCCTCGAGGGCTACGGCCTGACCGAGACGACCGCGCCGCTCACGGTCAACGTGCCCGACCGCTTCAAGATCGGCACCGTCGGTCCGGCGCTGCCCGGCAACGGCGTGCGCATCGCCGAGGACGGCGAGGTGCTCGGCAAGGGCGTCGCCGTGTTCTCGGGCTACTGGAAGAACGAGCAGGCCACGAAGGATGCGTTCACCGAGGACGGCTGGTTCCACACGGGCGACATCGGGTCGCTCGACAGCGAGGGCTACCTGACGATCACGGGTCGCAAGAAGGAGATCCTCGTCACGGCTGCGGGCAAGAACGTCGCGCCCAACGTGCTCGAGGACCCCATCCGCTCGAACACGATCATCGGCCAGCCGGTCGTCGTCGGTGACCAGCGGCCCTTCATCGCCGCCCTCATCACGCTCGACGGCGAGATGCTGCCCACGTGGCTCGAGAACAACGGGCACGACAAGTCGCTCTCGCTCGAGCAGGCGGCGCAGCACCCCGCGGTCATCGAGGAGGTGCGCTCCGCGATCCAGCGCGCCAACCGGCTCGTCTCGCGCGCCGAGTCGGTGCGGAAGTTCACGATCGTGCCGGTCGAGTTCATCGAGGCGAACGGTCACCTGACGCCCAAGATGTCGATCAAGCGCCACAACATCCTGCAGGACTTCGAGGCGCACATCGACGACATCTACGCCGCCGACTCGAAGGCGCACGACGTCGGCGAGTGA
- the mraZ gene encoding division/cell wall cluster transcriptional repressor MraZ — MFLGTHTPKLDDKGRVILPARFRQELEGGLVLTRGQERCIYVFSMREFERVHDQIRQAPLTSAGARDFLRLFLSGASSEQPDSQHRVTIPANLRDYAGLGRDLTVIGAGSRAEIWDTEAWNAYYAAKEADFAATTEEVIPGIF; from the coding sequence GTGTTCCTCGGCACGCACACGCCCAAGCTCGACGACAAGGGCCGCGTGATCCTCCCCGCCCGCTTCCGCCAGGAGCTCGAGGGCGGGCTCGTGCTCACGCGCGGCCAGGAGCGGTGCATCTACGTCTTCTCGATGCGCGAGTTCGAGCGCGTGCACGACCAGATCCGGCAGGCGCCGCTCACCTCGGCCGGTGCGCGCGACTTCCTGCGGCTCTTCCTCTCCGGTGCCTCGAGCGAGCAGCCCGACAGCCAGCACCGCGTGACGATCCCCGCGAACCTCCGCGACTACGCGGGCCTCGGCCGCGACCTCACCGTGATCGGCGCGGGCTCCCGCGCCGAGATCTGGGACACCGAGGCGTGGAACGCCTACTACGCGGCCAAGGAGGCCGACTTCGCTGCGACGACGGAGGAGGTGATCCCCGGCATCTTCTGA
- the rsmH gene encoding 16S rRNA (cytosine(1402)-N(4))-methyltransferase RsmH, producing the protein MDASDLHIPVMLERTLELLAPAIARAEAAGRAPLVIDGTLGMGGHTEAMLAAHPSLRVAGIDRDPDAIRLAGERLARFGDRFVPVQSTYDRIDLALEAAGAARADGILLDLGVSSLQLDDAERGFAYAKDAPLDMRMGQSGDVTAATILAERSDRELARLFRVYGDEKLADRYARAIVAARAEAPIETSARLVDILQAATPRALANQGHPAKRVFQALRIEVNQELAILERTMPAAIDALGVGGRLVVLAYQSLEDRVVKRALQAASSSTAPRDLPVELPEHAPHLRLLVRGAELADEAERARNPRSAPVRLRAAERIRPASNDSTTAPTPREQP; encoded by the coding sequence ATGGACGCATCCGACCTCCACATCCCCGTCATGCTCGAGCGCACGCTCGAGCTGCTCGCGCCGGCGATCGCGCGCGCTGAGGCCGCGGGCCGTGCGCCGCTCGTCATCGACGGCACGCTCGGCATGGGCGGCCACACCGAGGCGATGCTCGCGGCGCACCCGTCGCTCCGCGTCGCCGGCATCGACCGCGACCCCGACGCCATCCGGCTCGCGGGGGAGCGGCTCGCGCGCTTCGGCGACCGCTTCGTGCCCGTGCAGTCCACGTACGACCGCATCGACCTCGCGCTCGAGGCCGCCGGCGCCGCGCGCGCCGACGGCATCCTGCTCGACCTCGGCGTCTCGAGCCTGCAGCTCGACGACGCCGAGCGGGGCTTCGCCTACGCGAAGGACGCGCCGCTCGACATGCGCATGGGCCAGTCGGGCGACGTGACGGCCGCGACGATCCTCGCCGAGCGCAGCGACCGCGAGCTCGCGCGGCTCTTCCGCGTCTACGGCGACGAGAAGCTCGCCGACCGCTACGCGCGGGCGATCGTCGCCGCGCGCGCCGAGGCGCCGATCGAGACCTCCGCGCGGCTCGTCGACATCCTGCAGGCGGCGACGCCGCGCGCGCTCGCGAACCAGGGCCACCCCGCGAAGCGCGTCTTCCAGGCGCTGCGCATCGAGGTCAACCAGGAGCTCGCGATCCTCGAGCGCACGATGCCCGCCGCGATCGACGCGCTCGGCGTCGGCGGCAGGCTCGTCGTGCTCGCCTACCAGTCGCTCGAGGACCGCGTCGTCAAGCGCGCCCTGCAGGCGGCGTCGAGCTCGACCGCGCCGCGCGACCTGCCCGTCGAGCTGCCCGAGCACGCGCCCCACCTGCGGCTGCTCGTGCGCGGCGCCGAGCTCGCCGACGAGGCCGAGCGCGCCCGCAACCCCCGATCCGCACCCGTCCGCCTGCGCGCGGCCGAGCGCATCCGACCCGCATCGAACGACTCGACCACCGCCCCGACCCCCAGGGAGCAGCCATGA
- a CDS encoding lysophospholipid acyltransferase family protein, producing the protein MFYWLMRHWVVGPFMTRVFRPWVSGLENVPASGGAIIAGNHLSVIDSFLMPLVLDRRVYFLAKSDYFNGTGLKGRLIRWFFLGVGQLPMDRSGGEKSSQSLSAALQKLQDGQLVGIYPEGTRSPDGKLYRGRTGVARMVLDARVPVIPCVMVDTEKIMPIGRRLPRVGRIGIVFGEPLDFSRYYNLEGDRFVLRSITDEIMVNLNRISDQEYVDMYASSVKSRIDAERRAPVAAPVTDPAPR; encoded by the coding sequence ATGTTCTACTGGCTGATGCGGCACTGGGTCGTCGGCCCGTTCATGACGCGGGTGTTCCGGCCCTGGGTCTCCGGGCTCGAGAACGTGCCGGCGTCGGGCGGCGCCATCATCGCCGGCAACCACCTCTCCGTCATCGACTCGTTCCTCATGCCGCTCGTGCTCGACCGGCGCGTGTACTTCCTGGCGAAGTCGGACTACTTCAACGGCACGGGGCTCAAGGGCCGGCTCATCCGCTGGTTCTTCCTCGGCGTCGGGCAGCTGCCGATGGACCGCTCGGGCGGCGAGAAGAGCTCGCAGAGCCTCAGCGCCGCGCTGCAGAAGCTGCAGGACGGGCAGCTCGTCGGCATCTACCCCGAGGGCACGCGCAGCCCCGATGGCAAGCTCTACCGCGGCCGCACGGGCGTCGCCCGCATGGTGCTCGACGCGCGCGTGCCGGTCATCCCGTGCGTCATGGTCGACACCGAGAAGATCATGCCGATCGGCCGGCGGCTGCCGCGCGTGGGCCGCATCGGCATCGTCTTCGGCGAGCCGCTCGACTTCTCGCGCTACTACAACCTCGAGGGCGACCGCTTCGTGCTGCGCTCGATCACCGACGAGATCATGGTGAACCTCAACCGCATCTCCGACCAGGAGTACGTCGACATGTACGCGTCGAGCGTCAAGTCGCGCATCGACGCCGAGCGGCGAGCGCCGGTCGCGGCGCCGGTGACCGACCCCGCACCTCGGTAG
- a CDS encoding DUF3040 domain-containing protein, with amino-acid sequence MGLSEHEQRLLDEMERNLYKHEADIVATTSGPRTVDYTKVAVGVLGVVAGLVLIVVGVLMKLAVIGVAGFGVAVLGALWALSASRPATGDEVPRSGAMGEGPAATKQSTSLMDRLAEEWDDRNQR; translated from the coding sequence ATGGGCCTCTCCGAGCACGAGCAGCGATTGCTCGACGAGATGGAGCGCAATCTCTACAAGCACGAGGCGGACATCGTCGCGACGACGAGCGGGCCTCGCACGGTCGACTACACGAAGGTGGCCGTCGGCGTCCTCGGCGTCGTCGCCGGCCTCGTCCTCATCGTCGTCGGCGTGCTCATGAAGCTCGCCGTCATCGGCGTCGCCGGCTTCGGCGTCGCGGTGCTCGGCGCGCTGTGGGCGCTCTCGGCATCGCGCCCCGCGACGGGCGACGAGGTGCCGCGCTCCGGCGCGATGGGCGAGGGGCCCGCCGCGACGAAGCAGTCGACGAGCCTGATGGACCGCCTCGCCGAGGAGTGGGACGACCGCAACCAGCGTTGA
- a CDS encoding class II 3-deoxy-7-phosphoheptulonate synthase, translated as MTDTIAIPHSDERRSIEQGLDAYRALPIKQQPQWPDEAELERVRRELRAAPPLVFAGEVDMLRDRLAAAAEGRAFLLQGGDCAETFAGATADNIRNRVKTILQMAVVLTYGAAMPVIKMGRMAGQFAKPRSNDHETRGDETLPAYRGDIVNGYDFTLGSRTADPERILRGYHMAASTLNLVRAFTQGGFADLRQVHSWNKGFAENPLFARYEALAAEIDRAVRFMEAAGANFDELKGVEFFTGHEGLLMDYERPLTRIDSRTGLAYNTSSHFQWIGERTREIDGAHVDFFSRVRNPIGVKLGPTTTAGDMEALVDKLDPHREPGRLTFITRMGAGRIRDALPPLLEASKSLESTPLWVTDPMHGNGITTQNGYKSRRFDDVVDEVRGFFAAHRAVGTFPGGIHVELTGDDVTECLGGSEDIDELGLESRYESLCDPRLNHMQSLELAFLVAEELRDAGRLRERAAS; from the coding sequence ATGACTGACACGATCGCGATCCCGCATTCCGACGAGCGCCGCTCCATCGAGCAGGGCCTCGACGCGTATCGGGCGCTGCCGATCAAGCAGCAGCCGCAGTGGCCCGACGAGGCCGAGCTCGAGCGCGTGCGCCGCGAGCTGCGCGCCGCGCCGCCGCTCGTGTTCGCGGGCGAGGTCGACATGCTCCGGGATCGGCTCGCTGCCGCGGCCGAGGGCCGCGCGTTCCTCCTGCAGGGCGGCGACTGCGCCGAGACCTTCGCGGGCGCGACGGCCGACAACATCCGCAACCGCGTCAAGACGATCCTGCAGATGGCGGTCGTGCTCACCTACGGCGCTGCGATGCCGGTGATCAAGATGGGCCGCATGGCGGGGCAGTTCGCCAAGCCGCGCTCGAACGACCACGAGACGCGCGGCGACGAGACGCTGCCGGCGTACCGCGGCGACATCGTCAACGGCTACGACTTCACGCTCGGCTCCCGCACGGCCGACCCCGAGCGAATCCTGCGCGGCTACCACATGGCCGCGTCGACGCTCAACCTCGTGCGCGCCTTCACGCAGGGTGGCTTCGCCGACCTGCGGCAGGTGCACTCGTGGAACAAGGGCTTCGCCGAGAACCCGCTCTTCGCGCGCTACGAGGCGCTCGCCGCCGAGATCGACCGCGCCGTGCGCTTCATGGAGGCCGCGGGCGCGAACTTCGACGAGCTCAAGGGCGTCGAGTTCTTCACCGGCCACGAGGGCCTGCTCATGGACTACGAGCGGCCGCTCACGCGCATCGACTCGCGCACGGGCCTCGCCTACAACACGTCGAGCCACTTCCAGTGGATCGGAGAGCGCACGCGCGAGATCGATGGCGCGCACGTCGACTTCTTCTCGCGCGTCCGCAACCCCATCGGCGTGAAGCTCGGGCCCACCACGACGGCCGGCGACATGGAGGCGCTCGTCGACAAGCTCGACCCGCACCGCGAGCCCGGCCGCCTGACGTTCATCACGCGCATGGGTGCCGGCCGCATCCGCGACGCGCTGCCGCCGCTGCTCGAGGCCTCGAAGTCGCTCGAGTCGACGCCGCTGTGGGTCACCGACCCGATGCACGGCAACGGCATCACGACGCAGAACGGCTACAAGTCGCGGCGCTTCGATGACGTCGTCGACGAGGTGCGCGGCTTCTTCGCGGCGCACCGCGCGGTCGGCACGTTCCCGGGCGGCATCCACGTCGAGCTCACGGGCGACGACGTCACCGAGTGCCTCGGCGGCTCGGAGGACATCGACGAGCTCGGCCTCGAGTCGCGCTACGAGTCGCTGTGCGACCCGCGCCTCAACCACATGCAGTCGCTCGAGCTCGCGTTCCTCGTCGCCGAGGAGCTGCGCGACGCGGGTCGCCTGCGGGAGCGCGCCGCGAGCTGA
- a CDS encoding peptide deformylase has protein sequence MSVREIRVFGDPVLRERAEPVDPADPVTAALVQDLLDTVQLPGRAGVAANQIGVAKAAFAYLVDDELGYVLNPRIDEVRGEPELVDEGCLSVPDLGFPTPRHPFCRVIGVDLDGREVVLEGEGLMAQMLQHEMGHLDGRLYLQSLDKETRAVAMHAVRQADWF, from the coding sequence GTGAGCGTCCGAGAGATCCGCGTCTTCGGCGATCCGGTGCTGCGCGAGCGCGCCGAGCCCGTCGACCCCGCCGACCCGGTTACGGCCGCACTGGTGCAGGACCTGCTCGACACCGTGCAGCTGCCCGGCCGCGCCGGCGTCGCCGCGAACCAGATCGGCGTCGCGAAGGCCGCGTTCGCCTACCTCGTCGACGACGAGCTCGGCTACGTGCTCAACCCGCGCATCGACGAGGTGCGCGGCGAGCCGGAGCTCGTCGACGAGGGCTGCCTCTCGGTGCCCGACCTCGGCTTCCCGACCCCGCGGCACCCGTTCTGCCGCGTGATCGGCGTCGACCTCGACGGTCGCGAGGTCGTGCTCGAGGGGGAGGGCCTCATGGCGCAGATGCTGCAGCACGAGATGGGGCACCTCGACGGGCGGCTCTACCTCCAGTCGCTCGACAAGGAGACGCGCGCGGTCGCGATGCACGCCGTGCGACAGGCCGACTGGTTCTGA